The Corynebacterium felinum DNA segment GTGATCCGCAGCATTGTTATCCACGGGGATCGTTTGACGTACGGGGTTGGGGGTGCGATTGTGGCGTTGTCTGATCCGGAGGAAGAATACGCGGAGACCCTCACAAAGGCCACACCGTTGTTGCGTTTGATAGGGCAGGAGATCTAAATGGACGATATTGATCTCCTCGTCTTTGATGGAACCAGCTTTGTTCCTTCTGATGATGAGGTGTCGGGTCGGGTGATCATCGATTCATTCCCCGTGACTTTCGGCCACGTTGCCAGATTGGATCTGCATGTGGCGCGTTTTGCGCGGGCGTGTGGGCGCACCATCAGCCTTTCCTGCGTACAGGAAGCGATTGCGGATGTGAGTTATGGTTTTCCGCGCCTAGAATTTCATGTGGATACCCACACGGTGTACCTGCGATTACGCTCCATGCCGCCGCGTCGAAGCACCACAACATTGTGGGTTCCGCAGGACTACGATCCGCGTGAGCGCCCCGAGATCAAGGGCTGGGATTTGGATGCTCTTGCTGTGCTTCATGCCCACGCGCGTGCGCATGGTTGCGATGATGCTTTGCTTCTCGACGCTACCACTAGGCTGCCGAAAGAAACCTGCTACGGGGTGCTTGCGTGGTGGCAAGACGATCAGATGTGCGTGGCTCCGCGTCAGTGGGGCGTGCTGGATTCAGTGACGTTGCGGCGCACAATGCAGCTTGTGGATGTAACCGAGTGCGAGGTGTCGGTGGAACAATTAGCGCAGTACCCGGTATGGGTGGGCAATGCGCTGCA contains these protein-coding regions:
- a CDS encoding aminotransferase class IV — encoded protein: MDDIDLLVFDGTSFVPSDDEVSGRVIIDSFPVTFGHVARLDLHVARFARACGRTISLSCVQEAIADVSYGFPRLEFHVDTHTVYLRLRSMPPRRSTTTLWVPQDYDPRERPEIKGWDLDALAVLHAHARAHGCDDALLLDATTRLPKETCYGVLAWWQDDQMCVAPRQWGVLDSVTLRRTMQLVDVTECEVSVEQLAQYPVWVGNALHSWTAVTEIVCSDGRRLAPPTNPDRLAQVREFLLG